From Synoicihabitans lomoniglobus, the proteins below share one genomic window:
- a CDS encoding energy transducer TonB, which produces MKTKLVISCAIAIALSGSSLVAADQATARSPEARDGGVSKVAHIKGMDQAPVIETRVAPVYPRELREKGIQGLVTVEMLIDSTGRVVEANAVRATAPAFANQAVEAARQWTFKPAEAKGQKISTRVLVPFEFVMPQIAAWEADSR; this is translated from the coding sequence ATGAAAACCAAACTCGTGATTTCCTGCGCGATCGCCATCGCGCTTTCTGGTTCCTCCCTTGTAGCGGCGGATCAAGCCACGGCCCGTTCCCCTGAAGCCCGCGACGGCGGCGTGTCCAAGGTGGCTCACATCAAAGGCATGGATCAAGCGCCCGTCATTGAGACTCGAGTCGCCCCAGTTTATCCCCGCGAGCTGCGGGAAAAGGGTATCCAAGGCCTCGTGACGGTCGAAATGCTGATTGATTCGACTGGTCGTGTGGTCGAAGCGAATGCGGTTCGAGCGACCGCCCCGGCCTTTGCCAACCAGGCGGTGGAGGCAGCCCGTCAATGGACCTTCAAACCGGCTGAAGCGAAGGGGCAGAAAATTTCCACGCGCGTGCTCGTGCCATTCGAATTCGTCATGCCGCAGATCGCGGCCTGGGAAGCAGATTCCCGCTAA
- a CDS encoding DUF4388 domain-containing protein encodes MNDSTENLDDLWELSELEQRIATRPTAEDMERLADKYDQLGWDKEADKLRERAAETKQNPHNQESVRLVGSFTPIVLVELLRVLHLTGKTGELLLESANGMTAAVTVSDGVLVDAQAADEPPGMPALRHVLTMPGGRYQFLPGTMRAAFQSLPADSAALLMQLSEEFVEE; translated from the coding sequence ATGAATGATTCCACTGAAAACCTCGACGATCTCTGGGAGCTGAGCGAGCTCGAGCAGCGGATCGCCACGCGTCCCACGGCGGAGGATATGGAGCGACTGGCGGACAAATACGATCAACTCGGTTGGGACAAGGAGGCGGACAAGCTGCGCGAACGCGCCGCGGAGACGAAACAGAACCCGCACAATCAAGAATCAGTGCGGCTGGTGGGATCCTTCACGCCGATTGTCTTGGTCGAGCTCCTCCGGGTGCTTCATCTCACCGGCAAGACCGGGGAATTGTTGCTCGAGTCGGCCAATGGCATGACGGCCGCTGTGACAGTGTCCGACGGAGTGCTGGTGGACGCGCAGGCGGCCGATGAGCCGCCGGGGATGCCGGCCTTGCGGCACGTGTTGACCATGCCGGGCGGGCGTTACCAATTTCTCCCCGGCACGATGCGGGCCGCTTTTCAGTCGTTGCCCGCAGACAGCGCCGCCTTGTTGATGCAGCTTTCTGAAGAATTTGTGGAAGAATGA
- a CDS encoding sigma-54-dependent transcriptional regulator: protein MAKILIVEDDRATGQLMSTLAESLGHEVDLATDGESALEVVARNPPKMIISDVLMAPMDGLKLLEIVRKEHPEIAVVIFSASRDPDVQMRALKLGSVQFLSKPLRIEQLKKVLEKTVNEPKSGSSAPIETTAVRAPVREVTVEGLEEALRPYLPGTRLRDTRFRLARLAKVRNRVLVEAGEGVFNADILRLLHRHSHRAAGPLKIVDFGADDAAEAIEAWGRHPQAWLQPFAGGMLVFLQIEALSLDDQLKLADLIREVKDIRVVATTHTDPDLLQAEGKLDESLYFRLSLFSMRIPPVMDLGADVPEILLDAITASAGYPSKVRPELDPVAREALSAYTWPRNYTEVHQIADHVASRLSEPKLTLQELPEAVAAARWPSLQSHIERAAELHIDRVIRTTSNLARASAALGVPERNLRAFLDDRTHKLVPMLGAAQETAPAEISQSERVLIISHDELWRTSAAAMAVRPNRSVTAVADGLAAISHILMAPDSVDVVLVAPPLDVFTPSELGRQLRRLCPGAILALLEAFPDPDECEPFHEINEKIDEADRFDTLLTRLLDERQASRSH from the coding sequence ATGGCCAAGATACTGATTGTTGAAGATGATCGCGCGACGGGACAGCTCATGTCCACGTTGGCGGAAAGTTTGGGCCACGAGGTCGATCTGGCGACCGATGGTGAATCTGCGTTGGAAGTGGTGGCCCGGAACCCGCCCAAGATGATCATTTCCGATGTGCTCATGGCGCCGATGGACGGGCTCAAGCTGTTGGAAATCGTGCGCAAGGAGCACCCGGAGATTGCGGTGGTAATTTTTTCCGCCTCGCGCGACCCCGACGTCCAAATGCGGGCCTTGAAGCTCGGTTCGGTGCAATTTCTCTCCAAGCCTCTGCGGATCGAGCAACTCAAGAAGGTGCTCGAAAAGACCGTCAATGAGCCGAAGTCCGGTTCCAGTGCGCCCATTGAGACGACTGCCGTGCGGGCGCCTGTGCGTGAAGTTACGGTGGAGGGCTTGGAGGAGGCTTTGCGCCCCTACCTGCCGGGGACGCGTTTGCGCGATACTCGATTCCGCCTCGCGCGTTTGGCCAAGGTTCGCAATCGCGTGTTGGTTGAAGCCGGGGAGGGCGTGTTTAACGCGGATATTCTCCGCCTGTTGCACCGACACTCTCACCGTGCGGCCGGTCCGCTGAAGATCGTTGATTTCGGAGCTGACGATGCGGCCGAAGCCATTGAGGCCTGGGGGCGGCACCCGCAGGCATGGTTACAGCCTTTTGCCGGTGGCATGTTGGTGTTTCTGCAAATCGAAGCCTTGTCGCTCGATGACCAACTCAAACTGGCGGACTTGATCCGCGAGGTGAAAGACATCCGCGTGGTGGCAACGACGCACACCGATCCCGATTTGCTCCAAGCTGAGGGCAAGTTGGACGAAAGCCTTTATTTCCGACTGTCGCTTTTTTCGATGCGAATTCCGCCGGTCATGGATTTGGGGGCTGATGTGCCGGAGATTCTCCTCGATGCGATCACTGCCAGTGCGGGCTATCCCAGTAAGGTGCGCCCCGAGTTGGATCCCGTTGCTCGCGAAGCATTATCCGCCTACACATGGCCCCGTAATTACACGGAAGTGCACCAGATCGCGGATCACGTCGCATCGCGACTTTCCGAACCGAAATTGACGCTGCAGGAATTGCCCGAGGCGGTGGCGGCGGCTCGTTGGCCTTCGCTGCAGTCGCACATCGAGCGCGCCGCGGAACTGCACATTGATCGCGTCATTCGCACGACTTCGAATCTCGCCCGCGCCTCGGCGGCACTCGGCGTTCCGGAACGAAATCTGCGGGCGTTTCTGGACGACCGGACCCACAAACTTGTGCCCATGCTGGGGGCCGCTCAAGAAACGGCGCCGGCCGAAATTTCGCAGTCCGAGCGCGTGTTGATTATCTCACACGATGAACTCTGGCGCACGTCGGCGGCGGCGATGGCCGTAAGGCCCAACCGGAGTGTCACCGCCGTGGCCGATGGTCTCGCGGCCATTTCCCACATTCTCATGGCTCCGGACTCCGTCGACGTGGTGCTGGTCGCACCGCCGCTCGACGTGTTTACGCCCAGCGAGCTTGGGCGCCAACTTCGTCGCCTTTGTCCGGGGGCGATCCTCGCCTTGCTCGAGGCCTTTCCCGACCCGGACGAATGCGAGCCCTTTCACGAAATCAACGAGAAGATCGATGAAGCCGATCGATTTGACACATTGCTCACTCGCCTGCTCGACGAACGGCAAGCCAGCCGCTCGCACTAA
- the asd gene encoding archaetidylserine decarboxylase (Phosphatidylserine decarboxylase is synthesized as a single chain precursor. Generation of the pyruvoyl active site from a Ser is coupled to cleavage of a Gly-Ser bond between the larger (beta) and smaller (alpha chains). It is an integral membrane protein.), with translation MASTPVQYFNRYTQQLETEQIYGERWLRWAYESGLGRATTAVLLKRWFFSWYYGHRMNRKYSGNKVLPFVVDYDLDADEFGKQAWEYKTFNEFFARALKPAARPIAAGDDVAVLPADGRHLAFADVDAAEGFYVKGSKFTLAELFGSAELAAPFAGGTMVISRLCPVDYHRFHFPVAGTPDHTTLIKGALYSVNPIALRRNVKYLVQNKRMRTLLDSERFGQVAMFEVGATCVGTIRQLYVPDRVNAKGEEKGLFKFGGSCVITVFQAGRIELAEDLKTQGAQQREVYARMGDVLGRATTG, from the coding sequence ATGGCCTCCACGCCCGTCCAGTATTTCAATCGTTACACGCAGCAGCTTGAGACCGAGCAGATTTATGGTGAGCGCTGGTTGCGCTGGGCCTACGAGTCCGGGCTGGGGCGGGCCACCACGGCGGTGCTGCTGAAACGGTGGTTTTTCTCGTGGTATTACGGTCACCGCATGAACCGCAAATACAGTGGCAACAAGGTGCTGCCATTTGTCGTCGACTACGATCTCGATGCCGACGAATTCGGGAAACAGGCGTGGGAATACAAGACGTTCAACGAGTTTTTCGCGCGTGCCCTCAAACCCGCCGCCCGCCCGATCGCCGCCGGCGATGATGTCGCCGTGCTGCCCGCCGATGGCCGCCACCTGGCGTTTGCCGATGTGGATGCGGCCGAAGGTTTCTACGTCAAGGGATCCAAGTTCACGCTCGCGGAGTTGTTTGGGAGTGCGGAGCTGGCCGCACCTTTCGCCGGGGGCACCATGGTCATTTCCCGGCTTTGTCCGGTGGATTATCACCGTTTCCACTTCCCGGTCGCGGGCACGCCCGACCATACGACTTTGATCAAGGGAGCGCTCTACTCGGTCAACCCGATCGCGTTGCGCCGCAACGTGAAATACCTCGTGCAAAACAAACGCATGCGCACGTTGCTCGATTCCGAGCGCTTCGGACAGGTGGCCATGTTCGAAGTCGGGGCCACGTGTGTGGGCACGATTCGGCAACTTTACGTGCCGGATCGCGTTAACGCGAAAGGCGAGGAAAAGGGGCTTTTCAAATTCGGTGGCTCATGTGTGATCACCGTTTTTCAAGCCGGTCGGATCGAACTGGCCGAGGACTTGAAAACCCAGGGGGCTCAACAGCGCGAAGTCTACGCGAGAATGGGCGATGTGTTGGGTCGGGCGACGACGGGTTGA
- a CDS encoding VOC family protein yields MRPHLIVPMLVCRDPGAEIAFCQRAFGASELSRRETEDGRVVHATLQINGSLIMVHDVSQHLASDAPTPDGSSPVVIYLYGETVDPVIETAIAAGARVVLPAADQFWGDRVGRVVDPEGHVWNIAARIEDGT; encoded by the coding sequence ATGCGTCCCCATCTGATCGTGCCGATGCTGGTTTGCCGCGATCCCGGGGCGGAGATCGCATTCTGCCAGCGCGCCTTTGGCGCGTCCGAACTGTCCCGCCGCGAGACCGAGGACGGCCGTGTAGTGCATGCGACCCTACAGATCAACGGATCGCTGATCATGGTGCATGATGTGTCGCAACATCTGGCGAGCGACGCTCCGACACCGGACGGCAGTTCGCCCGTGGTGATCTACCTCTACGGAGAGACCGTGGACCCCGTAATCGAAACAGCCATCGCCGCCGGAGCCCGCGTAGTGCTGCCGGCCGCCGATCAGTTTTGGGGCGACCGTGTGGGCCGTGTCGTGGACCCCGAAGGTCACGTCTGGAACATCGCCGCGCGGATCGAGGACGGCACCTGA
- a CDS encoding PqiC family protein, whose protein sequence is MNLRVRLQLCLAAVSLLLTTGCNVIPAAKPDPTRFFVLEDGASTAASSSAPAGVAIGLLPIEVPAYLLDSRAIAVMTANHEITYRTFDRWAEPLDEGVTRVLRGALVQSDKINRVVMPPFPLNLTRDYELSISVLECTGVKNGPIRFSIAYTLTRPSGELQQQGKFIAPATSWTGDSGDLVAQLSAAVAAAAEAIAAELP, encoded by the coding sequence ATGAACCTGCGCGTCCGTCTTCAACTCTGTCTCGCCGCCGTCTCGCTCCTGCTCACCACCGGGTGCAACGTCATTCCCGCCGCCAAACCCGACCCCACCCGCTTCTTCGTGTTGGAAGATGGGGCTTCGACCGCGGCCTCCAGCTCCGCGCCCGCGGGTGTCGCCATCGGGCTGCTCCCGATCGAGGTGCCGGCCTACCTGCTCGACAGCCGCGCCATCGCGGTCATGACGGCGAACCACGAAATCACTTACCGCACCTTCGACCGTTGGGCCGAGCCGCTCGACGAAGGAGTGACCCGCGTATTGCGCGGAGCTCTCGTGCAAAGCGACAAAATCAACCGGGTGGTCATGCCGCCATTCCCGCTGAACCTGACCCGGGACTACGAACTGAGCATCAGCGTGCTGGAATGCACCGGGGTGAAGAACGGTCCGATCCGCTTCTCCATCGCCTACACGCTCACGCGGCCCAGTGGCGAGCTCCAGCAACAGGGCAAGTTCATCGCGCCGGCGACCTCCTGGACCGGCGATTCCGGCGACCTCGTCGCGCAACTCAGCGCCGCCGTCGCCGCCGCGGCCGAAGCCATCGCGGCGGAGCTACCGTAG